A single window of Lentilitoribacter sp. Alg239-R112 DNA harbors:
- a CDS encoding DUF3224 domain-containing protein: MEYKASFTIEKWSEDKITKMPEPQKFNRGEVIRKHKGYVHGKETMHYTLIYANERRSEFSGIGLFEGHIGEEKGHFIIIERGSYQNGSVDVKFDVQKINSNGEFGPVLGQGSYNTSEHQNIEYIFRNV; this comes from the coding sequence TTGGAATATAAAGCATCATTTACCATTGAAAAATGGTCTGAAGACAAAATCACCAAAATGCCCGAACCACAGAAATTCAACCGCGGCGAAGTTATTCGCAAGCACAAAGGTTATGTTCATGGGAAGGAAACCATGCATTACACTCTCATATATGCCAATGAAAGACGTAGCGAGTTTTCGGGAATTGGCCTGTTTGAGGGGCATATAGGAGAAGAGAAGGGGCATTTTATCATCATTGAACGAGGCTCTTACCAAAATGGTAGCGTTGATGTGAAATTTGATGTCCAAAAAATCAATTCAAATGGTGAGTTTGGACCTGTCCTCGGACAGGGGAGTTATAATACGAGTGAACATCAAAATATCGAATATATATTTCGTAACGTATAG